In Candidatus Binatia bacterium, a single window of DNA contains:
- a CDS encoding FkbM family methyltransferase produces the protein MTDRLALLTLAVFVVAACSPTAEEVASTPAASTAPKATVAPAQERFNLHDAIAKHRKLVRQAPGRTGILKEESKYSLFDEELIIRDFFQDRRDGFFVDVGCAWPIRANNTYYLEKHLGWTGVGVDALPDYAPMWEDERPISKFFNFLVTDRSGTKESFFRSESLGLSSTSAHRADGKHFGGELAVEEVKISSITLNDLLDRVGATKVDLLSMDIEGHELTALRGFDIDRFQPDLVVTEGRRPGVEAYFKDHGYERIERYLPFDLANVYYRRVE, from the coding sequence TTGACTGACCGGTTGGCCCTTCTGACCCTTGCGGTCTTCGTCGTCGCGGCATGTAGCCCAACGGCCGAGGAGGTCGCCAGCACCCCGGCCGCGAGTACTGCGCCAAAGGCCACCGTGGCCCCGGCCCAAGAGCGCTTCAACCTGCACGACGCCATAGCGAAGCACCGCAAGTTGGTGCGGCAGGCGCCCGGTCGCACCGGAATCCTGAAGGAGGAATCCAAGTACTCGCTCTTTGACGAGGAGCTGATCATCCGGGACTTCTTCCAGGACCGTCGCGATGGATTCTTCGTCGACGTCGGCTGTGCCTGGCCAATCCGAGCCAACAATACCTACTATCTGGAAAAGCACCTCGGATGGACCGGCGTCGGGGTCGACGCGCTGCCCGACTACGCTCCCATGTGGGAAGACGAGAGACCGATCTCCAAGTTCTTCAATTTTCTGGTGACCGATCGCTCTGGTACCAAGGAGTCCTTCTTCAGGTCGGAAAGCCTGGGCCTCTCCTCGACCAGTGCCCATCGCGCCGACGGGAAGCACTTCGGCGGTGAGCTCGCGGTGGAGGAGGTGAAGATTTCGTCGATCACCTTGAACGACCTCCTCGACAGGGTCGGCGCGACGAAGGTGGACCTCCTCTCCATGGATATCGAGGGCCACGAGTTGACGGCCCTCCGCGGCTTCGACATCGACCGCTTCCAACCCGATCTGGTCGTGACCGAGGGGCGACGCCCCGGCGTCGAGGCCTACTTCAAAGATCACGGCTACGAGCGCATAGAGCGCTACCTCCCGTTCGACCTGGCCAACGTGTACTACCGACGGGTGGAGTAG
- a CDS encoding sulfatase, whose translation MRSGLDCRVAALAGVDPTGCRRTPPPSCGAEALDAVVEAALGSADAEDSGGEVGGDVGPEARRCQVAIARVAGHLTEYRLRERRAARRQTRGARIARVIRRRCHGVEIESVGGVPLPRVGGACAPLANRVGQRIDGVALERCLRGAFEGIVDAVAPRAMQPNIVLVLTDDQRWDTMGYMPSTFTQLAGRGLVFRNAFATTPSCSPSRASMYSGRLARNHGVVGNGFEPEFDPSNTIATVLSDAGYVNGFFGKYLNRAGDLDLEPPPGWDEWNVFLRPSGGSYFGSQLNTNGVIQVLAPGEYSTDVMSARTVQFLRENASRPFFAVYAPYAPHDPSEPAPRHVGLFAGLPLHRPPNWHEADVSLKPTWVQFFARIVNEKRAARRDQQRTQELETLLAVDEGIAAISRQLERSGLTESTVVVFVSDHGIHWGEHWTGTKFTAYEESIRIPFVMRYPARIPLPRSVDALVANIDLAPTLADLAGASPLPGVDGASLTPFLDGSNPEAWRDEVPIESGGGLITRPSRALRTDRWKYIEVVSKGGVRQELYDLDADPYELQNLAFDPAHEDTRSDLAARLGSVLP comes from the coding sequence TTGCGCTCGGGCCTGGATTGCCGTGTCGCCGCCCTCGCGGGGGTCGATCCCACGGGCTGCCGTCGGACGCCGCCGCCGTCCTGTGGCGCGGAAGCGCTGGATGCGGTGGTCGAGGCAGCGCTCGGTTCCGCGGACGCGGAGGACTCGGGTGGAGAGGTTGGTGGAGACGTCGGCCCCGAGGCGCGCCGGTGTCAGGTCGCAATCGCCCGCGTCGCCGGTCACCTCACGGAGTATCGCCTCCGCGAGCGTCGGGCCGCGCGGAGACAGACACGGGGTGCACGGATCGCGCGCGTGATCCGTAGACGCTGCCACGGCGTCGAGATCGAGTCCGTAGGTGGGGTTCCTCTTCCGCGGGTCGGGGGTGCCTGTGCGCCGCTTGCGAATCGGGTCGGACAGCGGATCGACGGCGTTGCTTTGGAGCGTTGTCTGCGCGGCGCGTTCGAAGGAATCGTCGACGCCGTTGCGCCGCGCGCGATGCAACCCAACATCGTTCTAGTCCTCACCGATGATCAACGATGGGACACGATGGGCTACATGCCGTCGACGTTTACGCAGCTTGCGGGGCGCGGGCTCGTTTTCCGGAACGCGTTTGCGACGACGCCGTCTTGTTCGCCGAGTCGGGCCAGCATGTACAGCGGTCGCCTCGCGCGAAATCACGGCGTGGTGGGCAACGGGTTCGAGCCCGAGTTCGACCCGTCGAACACGATCGCGACGGTGCTCTCCGACGCGGGCTACGTGAACGGCTTCTTCGGGAAGTACTTGAATCGCGCGGGAGACCTCGACCTGGAGCCGCCGCCGGGGTGGGACGAGTGGAACGTCTTCCTGCGACCGTCCGGGGGCAGCTACTTTGGTTCGCAGCTGAACACGAACGGCGTCATTCAAGTGCTCGCGCCCGGCGAGTATTCGACCGACGTGATGTCTGCGCGCACGGTCCAGTTCCTCCGCGAGAACGCGTCGCGGCCGTTCTTCGCGGTCTACGCGCCGTACGCTCCGCATGATCCGTCCGAGCCTGCACCTCGGCACGTGGGGCTCTTTGCCGGACTCCCCCTGCATCGCCCACCGAACTGGCACGAGGCAGACGTCTCGCTGAAGCCGACCTGGGTGCAGTTCTTTGCGCGGATCGTGAATGAAAAACGCGCTGCGCGGCGCGACCAGCAGAGAACGCAAGAACTCGAGACCCTGCTTGCGGTGGACGAGGGTATCGCCGCGATCAGCAGGCAGTTGGAGCGCTCGGGCCTCACCGAGAGCACGGTAGTCGTGTTCGTGTCCGACCACGGCATCCATTGGGGAGAGCACTGGACCGGCACGAAGTTCACGGCCTACGAGGAGTCGATCCGCATCCCGTTCGTGATGCGCTACCCCGCGCGCATTCCCCTGCCGCGGTCGGTGGATGCCCTCGTGGCAAACATCGACCTGGCGCCGACGTTGGCGGACCTTGCGGGGGCCTCGCCGCTGCCCGGGGTCGACGGAGCGAGTCTCACGCCCTTCTTGGATGGATCGAATCCCGAGGCCTGGCGTGACGAGGTCCCGATCGAGAGTGGCGGCGGACTGATCACGCGGCCGAGTCGTGCGCTTCGGACCGACCGGTGGAAGTACATCGAGGTCGTGTCGAAGGGCGGCGTTCGGCAGGAACTCTACGACCTCGATGCCGACCCGTATGAATTGCAGAATCTCGCGTTCGATCCCGCGCACGAAGACACGCGCAGCGATCTCGCCGCCCGTCTCGGTTCCGTGCTGCCCTGA
- a CDS encoding nucleotidyltransferase family protein, whose amino-acid sequence MTASYDLASATAVVLAGGLGTRLRSVLPNQPKVLAPVGGRPFLSYLLDQIGAAGMRRAILCTGYLGNQIRAIYGDSYERIDLVYSQEPTPAGTGGALRLAHEHICSSSILVMNGDSYCDADLLDLWDWHHVHPAHVSVVTAEVEDAGSFGRIGSDAADRIVRFAEKTDDEGPGRINAGIYLMHTALLGRIPAHQNVSMENELFPRWVSAGGVFSYPTKASFIDIGTPTRFKRAEEFVRSCRSTHPRPLAIDEVASALASVQGDAV is encoded by the coding sequence ATGACCGCTTCCTACGATCTCGCGTCGGCCACGGCCGTCGTGCTCGCCGGTGGGCTCGGGACCCGCCTTCGGAGCGTTCTCCCGAATCAGCCGAAAGTTCTGGCTCCGGTCGGCGGCCGGCCCTTCCTCTCCTACCTGCTCGATCAGATCGGCGCGGCCGGGATGCGGCGAGCGATCCTGTGCACCGGCTACCTGGGGAATCAGATCCGCGCCATCTACGGCGACTCCTACGAGCGCATCGATCTCGTCTACTCGCAGGAACCCACTCCCGCCGGCACGGGTGGCGCACTCCGGCTCGCACACGAGCATATCTGCTCCTCGTCGATCCTGGTGATGAACGGCGATTCGTACTGCGACGCCGATCTGCTGGACCTGTGGGACTGGCATCACGTCCACCCCGCTCACGTCAGTGTCGTCACGGCGGAAGTCGAGGATGCGGGATCGTTTGGTCGAATCGGGAGCGACGCCGCGGATCGCATCGTTCGCTTTGCAGAGAAGACCGACGACGAAGGACCCGGACGGATCAACGCCGGAATCTACTTGATGCACACGGCACTGCTGGGACGAATCCCGGCCCATCAGAACGTCTCGATGGAGAACGAGCTCTTCCCACGCTGGGTCAGCGCTGGCGGTGTCTTCTCCTATCCTACCAAGGCTTCGTTCATCGACATCGGTACGCCGACTCGCTTCAAGCGCGCCGAGGAATTCGTTCGTTCCTGCCGGTCGACCCATCCCCGACCGCTGGCAATCGATGAGGTCGCGAGCGCGCTGGCCTCCGTACAGGGAGATGCGGTTTGA